CCCACTCCGACCGAGCTCCTCCGGATGGTGACGGAGCTCCAGGAGGCAAACCAACGTATGGCTGCAGCAAACCAGCATATGGCGGAGGAGAATCAGAGAATGCAACAGCAGATTCAGCAACTAATTAATGCTCGTCTTGAACACAATGATGATCGTCAGGAGCGACATGGACACGTTGAACGCCAATCCGAACCGACCCATATCTCGGAGACACCCCAGGACGACAATACCAACCCCCGAAATGAGGAACCTCAGCCAGAAGATGAGGATCAAGAACCTGACAACTCTGCTGGACCATTTACGGCGGAGATTATGAATTTTCAATTGCCCAGACAATTCACATTGCCGACAACTTTAGTCCCCTACGACGGTTTAGGGGACCCCAAACAGCACATAAAGAAATTCCGATCTATAATGATTGTTAACGGTGCATCCGATCCGATTTTATGTCGttgttttccttcttttttggaTGGCCCTGCACTTGACTGGTTTTGCTCTTTGCCTGTAGATTCCATCTCACGATTCCAGGAGCTGGCAAAGCAATTCGAAGATCATTTTGCGGCATCAGCTATATACTTACATGATTCTGATTATCTAACCACTATCAAGCAGGGCCAACAAGAAAGTCTGAAGGACTACATTACTCGTTTTACAAAGGTAGCTATGAAAATCCCTGATCTTCACCCAGAAGTCCATTTGCATGCCATCAAAAGCGGCCTCCGCCCCGGAAAGTTTCAGGAAACCATTGCCGTAGCTAAACCCAAGACTCTGGCCGAGTTTAGGGAAAAAGCCAAAGGACAGATAGATATTGAGGAACTCCGTCAGGCCCGGAAGGCAGAGAAGTCAGCAACTACGAAGGACGAAGATAAACCCCGGGAGACCAAAAGGAATTTCCGACCAATGCCCCGTTACGAGTCATATACCCAGTTCAACACCAAGCGAGACGACATCATCAAAGAAATATTAAATTCCAAGCTAATTAAGCCACCTCGCAAAGCCGGTAGTTACCCTGAGCCGAAGAATATTGATAAGTCTAAGTATTGCacatttcataaaaaatatggTCACACGACCGATGAGTGTGTAATCGCAAAGGATCTACTAGAACGCCTAGCAAGACAGGGCCACCTTGACAAATTTATCTCAGGTCACATTTAAAAAAGGGCGGTGCCGACCACCGAACAACCTCTCGTAGGGCAATCATCATCAgcaaaagacaaagaaaaggcCCCCGCTCAACCTAGGGGCATAATCCATTGTATCTCCGGAGGGTATGCTGGGGGTGGTAACACAAGCTCGGCAAGGAAGCGAACTTACAGAGCAATGTTAGCGCTCGCGGATACCACCCACAATCCACAACAAACACAAGAACTCCCGGAAGTGACTTTCCGATCAACCGACTTTATTTGCAAAGATGCAAACCTAGATGACCCTGTTGTCATCTCTATTCAGCTAGGCGATCTAATTGTTCGAAAGGTCCTCCTAGACCCAGGAAGTAGTGCTGACGTTCTATTCTTTACTACATTTGAAAAAATGAAGCTGAGTACTAACATTTTGCAGCCATCTATTGGAGACCTTGTAGGTTTTTCAGGAGAACGAGTACCCGTTATGGGTTCCGTATGGCTGCAGGCCACACTAGGCGAACAGCCGCTCTCTAAGACACAGGAtattcaattccttgttgttgaCTGTTTTAGCCCGTATAACCTCATTTTGGGTAGGccatttttaaataaatttgcTGCAATAGTATCTACCGTCCACCTTTGTGTCAAGTTTCCAGTGCAGGATAAGGTAAAAGCCACGGTTCACGGCGATCTCCAAGAGGCTCGGCACTGCTATAACGCAAGCCTGAAGCCTATCAAAAGAACGGCTGCGTGACAAATCAACTCTATACATGCAGATCAACCGACCTTAGCCGAGTTAGATCCCAGGGCTGATTTTGAAGATCGTCCCATGCCAAATGAAGATCTAGCAAAGGTTTTATTGGCAGATGATCCAATGAAGTTCACCTTTATTGGGGCATCCACAAAAGGCGAGGAAAAGGATAAGCTCGTCCAATTTTTAAGACAGAATGCCGACCTCTTCGCGTGGACCCCTGCAGATATGCCAGGCATCGACCCGTCGGTGATCACACACAAACTTGCGATAAACCCTGATGCCAGACCAGTATCTCAGAAAAAAAGGAACCTCGGAATTGAGAAAAGACTCGCCTCAATGACTGAAGCCAAAAAGCTCATTGACGCCCAGTTCATCCGTGAGATCAGATTCACAACTTGGTTAGCCAACGTCGTAATGGTAAGAAAAAGTAATGGTAAGTGGCGCATGTGCGTCGACTTTACAGACTTAAATAAGGCTTGCCCCAAAGACGCCTACCCTTTACCATGCATTGATACCTTAGTGGATAATTCTTGTGGTTATGGTGCATTAAGTTTCATGGATGCATATTCCGGTTATAATCAGATTCTCATGCATCCAtcggatcaagagaaaacagcctTTATAACCGAATATGGTAATTATTGTTACAACgtaatgccttttggtttaaagaatGCAGGGGCAACATATCAGCGGTTGACGAACAGAGTATTTGAACAACAGATAGGTCGAAACATCGAGGTATACTTGACGATATGGTCGCTAAGACAAAGTCAGGCAAATCCCACATTACCGACCTTACCGAAATTTTTGGCCAAATCCGAGCTTACAATATGAGGCTCAATCCTGAAAAGTGTGCCTTCGGCGTCCGAGGAGGAAAATTTCTTGGGTTTATACTCACCAGCAGAGGAATTGAGGCAAATCCAGAAAAATGTAAGGCAGTCCTTGATATGAAGAGTCCGACAACTATAAAAGAGGTTCAAAGATTAACAGGGAGATTAGCAGCTTTGTCGAGATTTTTACCATGTCTAGCAGCAAAGTCGGCCAACTTTTTTCGGTGCTTGCGGAAGAATAAGACCTTTCAGTGGGATGAGGAATGCGAACTTGCGTTTCAAAGTGTAAAACAATTTCTATCTAAACCCCCTATACTACAAAAGCCTAAGGTCGGCGAAACTCTATATTTGTATTTATCAATTACTGACAAAGCAATTAGTTCTGTTCTTGTTACAGAGGATGAGAAAGGTCAACAACCAGTTTACTTTATCAGCAAGTCTCTGCAGAATGCCGAGCTTCGCTATCCGAGGTTGGAAAAGCTTGCTTATGCCTTGGTTTTCTCTGCAAGACGCCTACGACCCTACTTCCAAAGCCACACAATTAATGTTAAAACAACGCAACCTTTACGCCAGATACTCACCAAGCCCGAGTTAGTCGGAAGGTTGATTAAATGGTCCATTGAGCTATCTGAATTTGATATCCAGTATCAACCTCGCGGATCCGTTAAGTCCCAATACTTGGCCGATTTTATAGCCGAATTTACTGGCCCAAGCCCAAGCACACAAAGCACACAATGGCTATTATTCGTTGATGGGGCATCGAACCTTCAAGGATCAGGAGCAGGAATTCTTCTTGAAAACTCTGAAGGGCTCGTCATAGAGCACTCTCTCCGATTTTCCTTCAAAGCCAGCAACAATCAAGCCGAATATGAGGCTCTGATTGCCGGACTCAGGTTAGCTGTCGAATTACATGTTTCTGAATTAAAAGTTTACTGTGACTCCTTACTAGTGGTCCAACAAGTAAACCAAAGTTTTCAAACCAAAGATCCTATTTTACTAAAATATCTGAGCATAGTCAACCAGCTTAAAGAAAACTTTTCAACATGTGAAATACATCATATACCTAGAGACCAGAATCATAGAGCCGATATACTTTCTAAACTGGCAACTACACAATCGCACACAGCCACGCTTTTGCAATCCACCCTCACAGAGCCGAGTATAAATATAATCGGTATTTTTGCTATTTCTAACGAAGATAGTTGGCAACAACCGTTTATACAATTTCTTAAAAATGGGACCATTTCAGATAAAGTTCAGGATCAGAAAAAGTTTAAAAGGCAAGCATCTTTTTACACACTGTTAAATAACAATCTATACAGGCGAGGTTATTCTCGACCTTTACTGAAATGCCTAGACAGGTCCGACGCCGACCTCGTTATTGATGAAGCTCATGAGGGCATTTGCGGAATGCATTCGGGGGCAAGAAGCCTTGCGCAG
The genomic region above belongs to Arachis stenosperma cultivar V10309 chromosome 5, arast.V10309.gnm1.PFL2, whole genome shotgun sequence and contains:
- the LOC130981398 gene encoding uncharacterized protein LOC130981398; amino-acid sequence: MADAPPPTPTELLRMVTELQEANQRMAAANQHMAEENQRMQQQIQQLINARLEHNDDRQERHGHVERQSEPTHISETPQDDNTNPRNEEPQPEDEDQEPDNSAGPFTAEIMNFQLPRQFTLPTTLVPYDGLGDPKQHIKKFRSIMIVNGASDPILCRCFPSFLDGPALDWFCSLPVDSISRFQELAKQFEDHFAASAIYLHDSDYLTTIKQGQQESLKDYITRFTKVAMKIPDLHPEVHLHAIKSGLRPGKFQETIAVAKPKTLAEFREKAKGQIDIEELRQARKAEKSATTKDEDKPRETKRNFRPMPRYESYTQFNTKRDDIIKEILNSKLIKPPRKAGSYPEPKNIDKSKYCTFHKKYGHTTDECVIAKDLLERLARQGHLDKFISGHI